Proteins from a genomic interval of Leptospira bandrabouensis:
- the nuoL gene encoding NADH-quinone oxidoreductase subunit L translates to MLDLFPLVVLLPLLGFLHNGLLKDRIPHRFAGAIGTLAVFIPFLITLGAFNEFRPMERTAPHLVPVFDWIVVGNFKSSFGYQIDQLSLYMTLIITGIGSLIHLYSMGYMKGNAGYNRFFAYLNLFIFCMLNLVLSDNLVLTFLGWEGVGLSSYLLIGFDYDKSSAAEAGMKAYILNRIGDVGFILGTGFLFWLGGSLQYLQLQTNLSEMSEFANYANIVALFFFIAAMGKSAQIPLYVWLPDAMAGPTPVSALIHAATMVTAGIFLIARLNFVFLLAPETSLFIAIIGAVTALFAATIGTLQNDIKKILAYSTVSQLGFMFLAMGSMSYVAGLFHLMTHAFFKALLFLGAGSVIHALHHEQNIKHMGRLFGKIKVTSFTFLLGTLAIAGFFPFSGFFSKDLILEKTYTYGAFGSILWTMGIVAAFFTSFYMFRLVFVVFFGKDNTDSHHKVHESPWTMTLPLVLLATGAVVAGFLQTPHFFLHIDALERFFAPVLSKGYELASLHGTLAEHKSLVHDVELSLAGFSVGIATIGLILAYFLYQRKQSPILEEHTGFRKILFHKYYIDEIYDFLFVRPFLFLSKGVAFFFDTKILDRFFLGIGGSFGVIANGLRRLQSGFIGDYALYVVIGTFCILVYLLTRGV, encoded by the coding sequence ATGTTAGATTTATTCCCGTTAGTTGTCCTTCTTCCTCTCCTTGGTTTTTTACACAACGGTCTTTTAAAAGATCGGATCCCTCATAGGTTTGCCGGTGCCATTGGGACTTTGGCTGTGTTCATTCCATTCCTTATCACCTTAGGTGCGTTTAACGAATTTAGACCAATGGAAAGAACCGCACCACATTTGGTTCCTGTTTTTGACTGGATTGTCGTTGGTAATTTTAAGTCTTCTTTTGGTTACCAAATCGACCAACTTTCTCTTTATATGACTCTCATCATCACAGGCATTGGATCTCTCATCCATTTATACTCGATGGGTTATATGAAAGGGAATGCGGGATATAACCGATTTTTTGCCTATTTGAATTTGTTTATATTTTGTATGTTAAACTTAGTTCTCAGTGACAACCTAGTGCTTACCTTTCTTGGTTGGGAAGGGGTGGGCTTGTCTTCTTATTTACTGATAGGGTTTGACTACGATAAAAGTTCTGCAGCCGAAGCGGGGATGAAAGCATACATCCTAAACCGAATAGGGGATGTTGGTTTTATTTTAGGCACGGGGTTTTTGTTTTGGTTAGGTGGTAGTTTACAATACTTACAACTCCAAACCAATTTAAGTGAAATGAGTGAGTTTGCAAATTATGCAAACATTGTAGCACTTTTCTTTTTTATTGCAGCTATGGGTAAGTCAGCCCAAATTCCTTTGTATGTTTGGTTGCCTGATGCGATGGCAGGTCCCACTCCTGTTTCTGCTCTCATCCATGCGGCGACAATGGTAACGGCGGGGATATTTCTCATTGCTAGACTTAACTTTGTATTTTTACTCGCACCGGAAACTTCTCTTTTCATCGCCATCATTGGTGCAGTGACCGCACTTTTTGCCGCCACCATTGGAACTTTACAAAACGATATCAAAAAAATTCTAGCTTACTCAACAGTTTCACAACTTGGATTTATGTTTCTTGCCATGGGTAGCATGAGTTATGTGGCAGGACTTTTCCACTTAATGACACATGCGTTTTTTAAAGCCTTATTGTTTCTTGGTGCAGGTTCAGTGATTCACGCCCTCCACCACGAACAAAACATCAAACATATGGGTAGACTTTTCGGAAAAATCAAAGTCACTTCTTTTACTTTTTTACTGGGAACTCTAGCCATTGCAGGATTTTTTCCTTTCTCTGGATTTTTCTCCAAAGATTTAATTTTAGAAAAAACATACACCTACGGTGCGTTTGGTTCTATCCTTTGGACCATGGGTATTGTAGCTGCCTTTTTCACTTCGTTTTATATGTTCCGACTTGTCTTTGTTGTATTCTTTGGAAAAGACAACACGGACTCACATCACAAAGTTCATGAATCTCCTTGGACCATGACCTTGCCACTTGTACTTCTTGCAACCGGCGCCGTGGTCGCCGGGTTTTTACAGACTCCACATTTCTTTTTACATATTGATGCTTTAGAAAGATTTTTTGCTCCTGTTTTGTCAAAAGGGTATGAATTGGCTTCTCTTCATGGAACTCTAGCAGAACACAAGAGTCTGGTTCATGACGTAGAACTTTCATTAGCTGGGTTTTCTGTAGGAATTGCCACAATTGGTCTGATCCTTGCCTATTTCCTTTATCAAAGAAAACAAAGCCCCATTCTGGAAGAACATACAGGGTTTCGAAAGATTCTATTTCACAAATACTATATCGATGAAATCTATGATTTTCTATTTGTAAGGCCCTTTCTCTTTTTATCGAAAGGAGTGGCTTTCTTTTTTGATACCAAGATCCTCGATCGATTCTTTTTGGGAATTGGAGGGAGTTTTGGTGTGATTGCCAATGGTTTACGAAGGCTCCAATCAGGATTTATTGGCGATTACGCCTTGTATGTTGTCATTGGTACATTTTGTATTTTAGTGTATCTATTAACGAGGGGGGTGTAA
- a CDS encoding complex I subunit 4 family protein: MPEQILSIIIFLPILSSLLIVFQKRVGAVVVISALSSAFTTILSVGLFFFFDSTKSGLQFVHWIPDWILSGKLSVDYHVGLDGISLLLFALTAFMFFLSSIASWSNIPKKIKEFHICLLVLETAVLGVFAAGNLVLYYVFWELMVLPMVLMIGIWGGEERTKAALKYFLFSMAGSLFMLGGILTLYFKTGKTSIESLSTASLGMYSEPLQWFLFFSFFLAFAIKIPLFPFHTWMPDVHTQAPTVGSVDLAGVLLKIGAYGFIRFCIPFFPEPSLLSQNWIQILAVIGIVYGSMAALVQTDIKRIIAYSSLSHLGFCILGLFSFTNEGVVGGMLQMVSHGISTGMIFLMIGMIYERAHTRNIAEFGGLASQMPVFSTFFLIAVLSSVGLPGTNGFVGEFLILMGAIKSNLWLGGIAATGVVLGALYLLWFVKRFLFGVSKTIQAKPYKDLTFREVGILSPLVFFIFWIGIYPKPFLEILQSSSHVYLNSASIQSITERKDIQKDFLGGNVSRQFSDYTSLGKEPLSFEERLGSFQSKYALPTFLSVKENKPNLNENLDNLEKSIESDFDLEPIQKETIGN; this comes from the coding sequence GTGCCGGAACAAATTTTATCGATCATTATCTTTTTACCAATTCTTTCCTCTTTACTCATTGTATTCCAAAAACGAGTAGGGGCAGTTGTTGTCATCTCAGCACTTTCGTCTGCATTTACAACCATCCTGTCTGTAGGGCTCTTTTTCTTTTTTGATTCCACTAAGTCAGGATTACAATTTGTCCATTGGATTCCTGATTGGATTCTATCGGGCAAACTGAGTGTTGATTACCATGTTGGGCTTGATGGGATTTCTCTTCTTTTATTTGCCTTAACTGCCTTTATGTTTTTTCTTTCGAGTATTGCCTCTTGGTCCAACATTCCAAAGAAAATCAAAGAATTCCATATTTGTTTACTTGTTTTGGAAACAGCAGTCCTTGGGGTTTTTGCTGCCGGTAACCTTGTCCTCTATTATGTATTTTGGGAACTTATGGTATTACCAATGGTTCTTATGATTGGAATTTGGGGTGGGGAAGAAAGAACCAAAGCTGCTTTAAAATACTTTTTATTTTCTATGGCTGGCTCCTTGTTTATGTTAGGTGGTATACTCACCCTATATTTTAAAACAGGAAAAACATCGATTGAATCTTTGTCTACAGCAAGTCTTGGAATGTATTCCGAACCCCTGCAATGGTTTTTGTTTTTTAGTTTTTTTCTTGCATTTGCGATCAAAATCCCACTATTCCCATTCCATACTTGGATGCCGGATGTCCATACTCAGGCACCTACTGTTGGTTCTGTGGACTTAGCGGGTGTATTACTTAAAATCGGGGCATACGGGTTCATACGATTTTGTATTCCTTTTTTCCCAGAACCCAGTTTACTTTCTCAAAATTGGATCCAAATCCTTGCAGTCATTGGTATCGTTTATGGTTCGATGGCGGCACTTGTCCAAACTGATATCAAACGGATCATTGCTTATAGTTCCCTTTCTCATTTAGGATTTTGTATCTTGGGCCTCTTCTCTTTTACCAACGAAGGAGTTGTGGGTGGAATGTTACAAATGGTATCTCACGGGATATCCACTGGGATGATCTTTCTTATGATTGGGATGATTTATGAAAGAGCTCATACACGAAATATTGCCGAGTTTGGTGGACTTGCTAGTCAGATGCCTGTGTTCTCCACTTTTTTTCTCATAGCAGTATTGTCTTCTGTGGGACTTCCGGGAACCAATGGATTTGTAGGTGAGTTTCTCATTCTTATGGGAGCTATTAAATCCAATCTTTGGCTTGGTGGCATTGCCGCAACAGGTGTGGTTCTTGGAGCTCTTTATTTACTCTGGTTTGTAAAACGATTCCTATTTGGAGTGAGTAAAACCATCCAAGCAAAACCATATAAAGATTTAACCTTTAGAGAAGTGGGAATTTTATCGCCCCTTGTTTTCTTTATTTTCTGGATTGGAATTTATCCCAAACCATTTTTAGAAATTTTACAATCTTCCTCCCATGTATATTTGAATTCAGCATCGATACAATCCATAACAGAAAGAAAGGACATACAAAAAGATTTCCTTGGTGGAAATGTAAGTCGGCAATTTTCGGATTATACAAGTTTAGGAAAAGAACCATTATCCTTTGAAGAAAGGTTGGGATCTTTTCAATCGAAGTATGCACTTCCTACTTTTCTTTCTGTGAAAGAAAACAAACCGAATCTGAATGAAAACTTGGACAATTTGGAAAAGTCCATTGAGTCCGATTTTGACTTGGAACCAATCCAAAAAGAGACAATAGGAAACTAA
- a CDS encoding NADH-quinone oxidoreductase subunit N — protein MSYTPSSNDLIAISPMLILCGVALLSLVVQFLVPKEEDSKPLWVLSVLGILGAMYALYHTTGSPGYGKFFGSQISISPLTVWLSAIYLIAGLITLLVAPPFLAQHKTLFPEFFPLLLFCLSGMMFLTSGYDFIVIFVGLEILSLALYVMIGMARTSVSSLESAMKYFLLGTFSSGFMLLGIAFLYGGSGTTNLDGALRGLFLKGYESNFSKLGFGLFLVGVSFKAALVPFHSWTPDVYEGAQTPITGFMASAGKASALGLMIVLFNHIPVGEMGDTWKVLMGVIALVSMTWGNIVALKQENLKRMLAYSSISHAGYIVAGIACGAGLEALYYLFSYSLLNLAAFAIISYLEQGKHEVTVNGIAHLSAEHPLTALSLSIIFLAFAGFPPLIGFWTKLFLLQKIAESDLLFNRILLFGAVANSCVAFYYYMKITIQSYMKQETGAVAGVRDLPTMPTLGFLVFLLSLFFTVGWVFFQPGALL, from the coding sequence ATGTCATATACTCCATCCTCCAATGATTTAATAGCAATTTCTCCCATGTTGATTTTATGTGGGGTGGCTTTACTTTCTCTTGTTGTTCAGTTTCTTGTTCCCAAAGAAGAAGATTCCAAACCATTATGGGTGCTTTCGGTTCTGGGAATTCTTGGTGCTATGTATGCTTTGTATCATACAACAGGATCTCCTGGGTATGGTAAATTTTTTGGATCACAGATTTCGATTAGTCCCCTTACCGTTTGGCTAAGTGCGATTTATTTGATTGCGGGGCTTATCACTTTACTCGTGGCACCACCATTTCTCGCTCAACATAAAACCTTGTTTCCTGAGTTTTTTCCTCTCCTTCTATTTTGTTTGTCGGGGATGATGTTTCTCACTTCTGGATATGATTTTATTGTCATCTTTGTTGGATTAGAAATCCTTTCGCTTGCATTATATGTGATGATTGGAATGGCTCGTACTTCCGTTTCTTCTTTAGAAAGTGCTATGAAATACTTTTTACTCGGAACCTTTAGTTCTGGGTTTATGTTACTAGGAATTGCTTTTTTATATGGTGGTTCAGGAACCACAAACCTAGACGGAGCACTTCGTGGTTTGTTTCTAAAAGGTTATGAATCCAATTTTTCAAAGTTAGGTTTTGGACTTTTTTTGGTGGGAGTGTCTTTTAAAGCAGCACTTGTTCCATTCCATTCTTGGACTCCTGATGTATATGAAGGTGCACAAACACCCATCACTGGTTTTATGGCAAGTGCCGGTAAGGCATCGGCTCTTGGGCTAATGATCGTATTATTTAATCATATCCCCGTGGGTGAGATGGGAGATACTTGGAAAGTATTAATGGGAGTGATTGCCCTTGTTTCCATGACTTGGGGAAATATTGTAGCTCTCAAACAAGAAAACCTCAAACGAATGTTAGCTTACTCTTCTATTTCTCATGCTGGATATATTGTGGCAGGGATCGCTTGTGGGGCTGGTCTCGAAGCCTTGTATTATCTATTTTCTTATTCTCTATTAAATTTGGCTGCTTTTGCTATCATTTCCTATTTGGAACAGGGCAAACACGAAGTGACTGTCAATGGAATCGCGCATTTGAGCGCAGAACATCCGTTAACGGCCCTTTCACTTTCCATTATCTTTTTAGCTTTTGCTGGATTTCCACCCTTAATCGGATTTTGGACCAAACTTTTCCTTTTGCAAAAAATTGCTGAATCGGATTTATTATTCAACCGCATCCTGCTTTTTGGGGCCGTGGCAAACTCTTGTGTGGCCTTCTACTACTACATGAAAATCACCATCCAATCCTATATGAAACAAGAAACAGGTGCAGTGGCGGGAGTTCGTGACCTTCCGACTATGCCAACCCTAGGCTTTTTGGTATTTCTTTTGAGTTTGTTTTTTACAGTGGGTTGGGTCTTTTTCCAACCTGGAGCTTTGTTATAA
- a CDS encoding cupin domain-containing protein codes for MATILRKSGTLEDPSAIKDFLVSKGLVYEFYKTPETLDLILDQKGLNDAEKAEVLSGLEYRFDQLKKEHGYKANDLVVLHDEVPGIQDMLAKFDKLHIHTDEEVRYIIDGSGIFGFIIDGERFEVHVSKGDFLSIPANTNHWFTLDKNLRIKAVRYFKDNSGWTPVYVDESKVLINV; via the coding sequence ATGGCAACCATTCTAAGAAAGTCAGGAACTCTAGAGGATCCCTCAGCAATTAAGGATTTCCTTGTTTCCAAGGGTCTTGTTTATGAATTCTATAAAACCCCAGAAACTTTGGATCTCATCCTTGACCAAAAGGGCTTAAATGATGCGGAAAAAGCGGAAGTTCTTTCAGGATTGGAATATCGATTTGACCAACTAAAGAAAGAACATGGTTACAAAGCCAATGACCTCGTTGTCCTGCATGACGAAGTTCCTGGAATCCAGGACATGTTAGCGAAATTTGATAAACTACATATCCATACAGATGAAGAAGTACGTTATATCATTGATGGAAGTGGGATTTTTGGATTCATCATTGATGGAGAAAGATTTGAAGTCCATGTGAGTAAAGGTGATTTTCTTTCGATCCCTGCCAATACTAACCACTGGTTCACCCTGGACAAAAATTTAAGAATCAAAGCGGTTCGTTACTTCAAAGACAATTCAGGATGGACTCCTGTTTATGTGGATGAATCAAAAGTTTTAATCAACGTTTGA
- the recJ gene encoding single-stranded-DNA-specific exonuclease RecJ yields MHHVTKVHFGPLLSEVRTKVDSKRPLLRYLVDKREGLRNIHPKELLSSDFSCLHSPFSLPDLSMAVELLLSFVKDGKKILLYGDRDSDGVSSTCLLAFFLKSHPSFSSINLEVMVSSESDPYGLCKEALVKIKKVKPDLLVTLDFGSSQADEIEELTNTGIQVIVLDHHEVPVRIPTNCALVNPRRTDSQYPEKKICTAVLSFKLVSAILFRQSDEFGKVYKKIEFKEETGQNQITYFQNGIKLTNETLTSLPLDDKSIFPYPENFTTAIPVDEERKLFFYQCSNIPEFFSGLEEETDLAGIGTITDMMPLVGENRHFVKLALNSLTKLYVGDKKRKGLSELLKELKLSPQGVTTKDLGWSIGPVLNSAGRMGKTEEAVSLLLSETTTEAKTKAKQLLSINEERKERTKRNMDRVERYFQRKPERTAHEVVFCYEPDMEPGVSGIVATRMVDTYKKPAIFLAPDNGDARGSIRSYGPENVLELLESLSEHFLHFGGHPEAGGFSIKIDQIPAFESALYTAAKDWLSVDKEKPKVHSIDTDFTVLTEEIGERLLKEWKDLEPFGQGNPDIKLAIKNAKAIHLTPLSGGKHVRFHLIGSGSLKYMIWNKGKEFQKFMSEHGSFDLVGSLEENFYQGRTTLQFIVEWFGITAENPAVSN; encoded by the coding sequence TTGCATCATGTAACCAAGGTTCACTTCGGGCCATTACTTTCCGAAGTTCGAACCAAAGTTGATTCCAAACGCCCCCTCTTACGTTACTTAGTCGATAAAAGAGAGGGCCTTCGCAACATTCACCCCAAAGAACTGCTAAGTTCTGACTTTTCTTGTTTACATTCCCCCTTCTCCCTTCCCGATCTTTCGATGGCAGTGGAACTTCTTCTCTCATTTGTAAAAGATGGAAAAAAAATCCTCCTCTATGGAGATAGAGATTCTGATGGAGTGAGTTCCACCTGTTTACTGGCATTCTTTCTAAAATCCCATCCAAGCTTTTCTTCTATCAATTTAGAAGTGATGGTTTCATCCGAAAGTGATCCTTACGGTCTTTGTAAAGAAGCCCTGGTAAAAATAAAAAAAGTAAAACCTGACCTTCTTGTGACACTGGACTTTGGTTCAAGCCAAGCCGATGAAATCGAAGAACTCACAAATACAGGTATCCAAGTCATTGTACTTGACCACCACGAAGTTCCTGTTCGCATTCCCACTAACTGCGCTTTGGTGAATCCGAGAAGGACAGACTCCCAATACCCTGAAAAAAAAATCTGCACGGCAGTGCTTTCCTTTAAATTAGTATCTGCCATTTTATTCCGACAAAGTGATGAATTTGGAAAAGTTTATAAAAAAATAGAATTTAAAGAAGAAACAGGACAAAATCAAATCACTTATTTTCAGAATGGAATCAAACTTACAAATGAAACCCTCACCTCACTACCTTTAGATGACAAATCGATTTTTCCTTACCCAGAGAACTTTACGACAGCGATCCCAGTGGATGAAGAAAGAAAACTTTTCTTTTACCAATGTTCCAACATCCCCGAATTTTTTTCTGGATTAGAAGAAGAAACAGACCTTGCCGGGATTGGAACCATTACCGATATGATGCCTCTTGTTGGGGAAAACAGGCATTTTGTCAAACTAGCCTTAAACTCGCTCACCAAACTCTATGTTGGTGATAAAAAAAGAAAAGGTTTATCGGAACTATTAAAAGAACTGAAACTTAGCCCCCAAGGTGTGACCACAAAAGATTTAGGTTGGTCGATAGGACCTGTTCTCAATTCGGCTGGCCGGATGGGAAAAACGGAAGAAGCTGTTTCTTTATTATTATCGGAAACAACTACAGAGGCAAAAACCAAGGCCAAACAACTCCTTTCCATCAATGAAGAAAGAAAAGAAAGAACCAAACGCAATATGGACCGCGTCGAACGTTATTTCCAGAGAAAACCGGAACGAACCGCACACGAAGTCGTATTTTGTTATGAACCTGATATGGAACCTGGGGTCAGCGGAATTGTGGCCACAAGGATGGTGGATACTTACAAAAAACCTGCCATTTTTCTTGCACCTGACAATGGTGATGCGAGAGGAAGCATTCGTTCCTATGGTCCCGAAAATGTTTTAGAACTATTAGAATCTCTTTCGGAACATTTTTTACATTTCGGTGGCCATCCAGAAGCGGGAGGATTTTCTATTAAAATCGACCAAATCCCTGCCTTTGAATCGGCATTGTATACGGCTGCTAAAGATTGGCTTTCTGTTGATAAAGAAAAACCCAAAGTCCACTCCATCGATACAGACTTTACTGTTCTCACCGAAGAAATCGGAGAAAGGTTACTCAAGGAATGGAAAGACCTCGAACCCTTTGGCCAAGGGAATCCAGATATCAAACTAGCGATTAAAAATGCAAAGGCAATTCACCTAACTCCACTTAGTGGAGGAAAACACGTTCGATTCCATTTGATTGGAAGTGGTTCCTTAAAGTATATGATTTGGAACAAAGGTAAAGAATTCCAAAAGTTTATGTCAGAACATGGAAGTTTTGATTTGGTAGGAAGTTTGGAAGAAAATTTTTACCAAGGAAGAACCACCCTTCAATTTATTGTCGAGTGGTTTGGAATCACGGCAGAGAACCCTGCCGTATCAAACTAA
- a CDS encoding bactofilin family protein, whose protein sequence is MKDESIDTIISDDITFRGTLSFNQTLKIKGQFKGTITSQGKLIIDETGDVEADVEVGSLVVHGNLKGNVDAKEKVELKKNGKVVGDIKTPGLEVEFGSKIIGNCIM, encoded by the coding sequence ATGAAAGACGAATCTATAGACACCATCATTAGCGACGACATTACGTTTCGCGGAACCCTTTCCTTCAACCAAACATTAAAAATCAAAGGTCAGTTCAAAGGCACGATTACATCCCAAGGCAAACTCATCATTGATGAAACAGGCGACGTAGAAGCCGATGTAGAAGTAGGAAGCCTTGTGGTTCACGGAAATCTAAAAGGAAACGTGGACGCAAAAGAAAAGGTAGAACTTAAAAAAAATGGTAAGGTAGTTGGAGATATCAAAACACCGGGACTCGAAGTAGAATTCGGTTCCAAAATTATTGGCAATTGCATCATGTAA